Genomic window (Stenotrophomonas maltophilia):
TCTTGCGCTGGAACTGCACGCCGATCTGCACGCCGCGCGCGCCGGCCAGGAAGCTGTCCTTCTGGCAGATCAGGCGGCCGCCATGCTGGTCCAGCTTCATTGCCAGTACGGTTCCGGGGTAGGGGGCGGCGAAGGCGACCTTGCCCTTGCCGTGGCCGCTCTGGGTGTAGACGGTGGCAAACAGGCTCTCGCCGGTCAGCACGCGCTTGCCGGCGGCCATCACCTTGCCCATGAAGCCGCCGCCCTGGTCGCCGTTGGCGGCGCCGAACACCGTATCCATCTGCACGGTGGCGTCCTTGAACATCAATGCGCCGGCCTCGGCAATGGCGCTCTCACCGGGGTCGAGCTCGATTTCCACGAACTGCATTTCATGGCCGACGATGCGGAACTCGATGTCGTCGGCGCGGCTGCTGGCAGCGGCGGGGACCGGCGGCGGGGTGTTCGGCATGCCCGGGGCCGCGGACTGCAGTTCGGGCACCTCGGCGATCGAGGTCCACCCGCTCATGCCCTGGCACCAGGCCAGGGAGCGCGGGTTGGCCTGGGCGTAGCGGCGCGCGGCCTCGTCATCAAGCGGGCCGATACGCTCGGCCTGGGCGGAGGCATGGAAGTACCACTGGGTCATCGCGGCGGCTCCGCAGGGCTGGTAAACCGCGAGTCTAGCGAGCACGCGGGGGGCCGGGGCGACGGGGCCATGAACGGCAGGCATTTGCGGGGCAGGTGCTGTATTGCAACAATTATCTGGTAGCGCCGTTTTACCACCCCTCCAAACACAGCCTACCGCCATGTCCCCGACCCGCACTTCCCGTGGCCGCCTTCCGGTCGCGCGCCCCCTCGTTGCCGCTCTTTCCGCCCTGTTGCCGCTGGTAGCAGCCGCCCAGGAAACTCCCGCTGCCAAGGATCCGGTTGCCCTCGATGCCCTGCAGGTGACCGCGCAGCGGCGCGTTGAGAACGCCAAGGACGTGCCGGTCGCGATCAGCGCGATCCAGGGCGAGAAGCTCGATGTGCTGGGTTCGGCGGGCGATGACATCCGCTTCCTGGCCGCGCGCGTGCCCAGCCTCAACATCGAGTCGTCCTACGGCCGTGCCTTCCCGCGCTTCTACATCCGTGGCCTGGGCAACACCGACTTCGACCTCAATGCGTCGCAGCCGGTGTCGCTGGTGTACGACGACGTGGTGCAGGAAAGCCCGCTGCTGAAGGGCTTCCCGCTGTTCGACCTGGCCAACGTGGAAGTGCTGCGTGGCCCGCAGGGCACGCTGTTCGGCCGCAACACCCCGGCCGGCGTGGTCAAGTTCGATTCGGCGCGTCCGTCGCAGGATGCCGATGGCTACATCCGCGTCGGCTACGGCAGCTACAACAGCTGGAACGTGCAGGGCGCGTACGGCGGTCCGCTGACCGACCGCTGGTCGGCACGTGTCTCGGCCATCTACCAGCGCCGCGACGACTGGGTCGACAACACCCGCGTTGGCGCCCCCAACAGCGGTTTCGAAGGCTATGACGAAGCCGCCGGCCGCGTGCAGTTCCTGTACGAGGGCGACGACTTCGAAGCGCTGTTCAACCTGCACAAGCGCAAGCTCAACGGCACCGCGCGCCTGTTCCGCGCCAACATCATCCAGAAGGGTGGCAATTCACTGGTCGAGAACTTCGATCGCGACAAGGTTGCCAACGATGGCGTCAACTTCTCCGACCTGGAGACCTGGGGCGGCAGTGCGCGCCTGCAGTGGAACCTCGGTTCGGTGACCCTGCACTCGATCACCGGTTATGAAACCGCCGAATCGCTCAATCGTGGTGACATCGACGGTGGCTACGGCGACGCATCGCTGGGCGCTGGCAACTATGGGCCGGGCTTCATCCCGTTCTCGTCGGAGTCGGCCGACGGCCTGCCGCACCATCGCCAGTGGACGCAGGAGTTCCGCGTCGAATCCAACGAATGGGGCCGCTTCGACTGGCAGGCCGGCGTCTTCTATTTCGACGAAGACGTGACCATCAACAACTTCAACTACAACTCGTTGAAGCCGGGCAACCCGCAGACCGGCCATGTGGTGCAGAACCAGCGCAACAAGGCATGGGCGGTGTTCGCCTCGGGTGACTTCGATGTCACCGAGCGCTTCAAGCTGCGCGCCGGCGTGCGCTACACCCAGGACAAGAAGGACTTCAACGCCAGCGTGCTGCAGGCCGTCCTTCCGTTCGGCACCCCGGTCAGTGGCCCGTACCTGGCCAACACCGACGTCAACGACGTCAGCTGGGATGTCAGCGGCGTGTACAAGCTGACCGACAACGTGAATGCCTACGCCCGCGTGGCCAAGGGCTTCCGTGCGCCGTCGATCCAGGGCCGCCTGGCCTTCGCGCCGGGCCTGTCGCAGGCCGATTCGGAGAAGGTGATCTCGTACGAAGCCGGCATCAAGGCCGACCTGTTCGAGCGCCGCGCGCGCCTGGGCCTGAGCGTGTTCCGCTACAACGTTGACGGCCAGCAGTTGATCGCGGTGGGCGGCACCAACAACACCGCCACCCTGCTCAACGCTGACAAGACCATCGGCCAGGGCGTGGAGCTGGACCTGGAAGCCTATCTGGCTGACAACGTGCTGCTGACCTTCGGCAGCAGCTACAACGACACCGAGATCAAGGACAAGGATCTGGCGGTAGCGATCTGCGGCGGTGGCTGCACCATCAACGACCCGACCACCGTCATCAACGGTGGCACCTATGCGCTGGTGAACGGCAACCCGCTGCCGCAGGCGCCGAAGTGGATCCACAACGCGACCCTGCGTGTCGGCTTCCCGCTCAGCGATGGCAGCGAGCTGTATGCCTACACCGACTGGGCCTACCGCAGCGCGGTGAACTTCTTCATCTACGAGTCGCCGGAATTCCGCGGCCGTAGTTCGCTGGAAGGCGGCCTGCGCCTGGGCTACAACTGGGATTACGGCCAGTACGACGTGGCCGTGTTCGGCCGCAACCTGACCAACCAGACCCGCGTGGTCGGCGCGATCGACTTCAACAACCTGACCGGCTTCCTCAACGAGCCGCGTACCTGGGGCGTGGAGTTCACCGCGAAGTTCTGATGCGGTGACCGCGTTGATGCAATGAAGAAGGGCCGGCGCAATGCCGGCCCTTCTGCTTTACACCGATCGTTGCCGAATGGGGTCAGAGCCCTTTCCAGCGGAAAGGGATCCGACCCCGATGGCATCGGCATTCCGCGCTGGGGTCAGATCCCTTTCCGAAGGGAGGGGCTCTGACCCCGGATCGCCGTTTACAGCGCGCTCTGCGGGCGCACCTTCAGTACCGCATTCTCGGCTGCGCAGTCGCGGCTGGAGTGCAGGCCAGCCTTGCGCGCGGCAGCGATCTCCTTGCGTGCGGCCAGCAGGTCCTTGTTGAACGCGGCGTTGTCGTGCAGGCGGGCCACGGCGGCGGCGCCCATGAAGCGGCCTTCCAGGATGTCGCTCTGCCAGTGCACGTTGCACACCAGACGGCTCTCGCCGTAGTTGCGGCCGCGCGCCTGGATCGCATCGGCGCGATCCGGTGCGATCTCCGACAGGATCAGGGCCCAGGCCCAGCCGATCGAGGTGTGGCCGGACGGGTACGAGCCGTTCTTGCGCAGGCCTTCTTCGTCCTTCGGCGAGCAGGTCGGTTCACCATTGACCATGAACGGGCGCGGGCGCTGGTAGTGGTTCTTGGCGGCCTTGGTGGCGGCGCTGGCGTCGATCCGGCTGCGCTCGAGCAGGCGGTACAGCGCCGGGGTCTTCACCGCATCGACGTCGATGTCGGCGGCGCAGGAGAAGTGGTTGGCGCCTTCGGGGAAACCGAGTTCCGCATCGACACCGGCCTGGGCGAAGCGCGGGCTGCCACGCAGCGCGCGGGCTTCACGGCTGACCTGTTCGTCGAGGGCAAGGGCGGCCGAACCGGCCACCGGCGGTGCTGGCACCAGGTCGAGGCTGGCCGGTACCGCGCTCTTGTCCAGATAGCCCACCGCCTTGGTGGTGATGTTGGCTTCAACGGCGGTCGGCTTGGCGGCGGTGGCGGCACAACCAGCCAGGGCCGCAACGACGGCAAGGCCGAGCAGCGGGCGGGCAGGGTGGGAAATCAGCGACATGGACGGGCTCCGGAGGAAAAACATCGCGCCATGATCGCAGCCCGTATACGACACCGCAGTGGCCATCGGTCATACGGCCAGACCCGGCATGGTCATCCCGGCGATATGAAAAGCGTCATCGAGTGTCGTCAGTCTCGTGAATCCGGGCGCAGCGCACGGACTTTCACGCGGCCGCGCCGTGAGCATCGGCACAACGGTGATCGAGACGCCGTCCAGTTCCAGCCGGGTCGGGGGGATCCGCTGACAGAGGGAGAGAAAGCGATGCGCAGCACCGCAACAGGAAGTACCGTCCTGGCCCTGCTCCTCGGGCTGGCAACCGCTCAGGCGCAGGCGGCCGACGTGGTCGGTGTGGCCTTCGTGCATGGCACCGGCGCACAGACCAACGCCACCCAGGACTACTGGCAGCCGGCGATCATCGACACCGTGCGCCAGGGCCTGCCGAACAGCAGCAACTATGTGGTCATCAACTGTGACTTCAACCAGTACATGTGGAAGCCGGAAGCCGCCGGCTGCCTGGCCAACCAGCTGACCGGCTTCATCGACAGCCGTGGCATCACCCAGCTGGTGGTGATCACCCACTCCAACGGCGGCAACGTGATGCGCTGGATCCTGTCCAACCCGACCTACGACAGCCGCTATCCGAAGATCATCCGCACGGTGCGCAAGGTCAACGCGCTGGCGCCGTCTTCGGCGGGTACGCCGCTGGCCGATGCCGTGCTCAACGGCAACACCTTCGAAACCTCGCTGGGCTGGCTGCTGGGTTACAAGAACGACGCGGTGCGCCAGCAGCAGGTGGCGAGCATGGCCACCTACAACGCGCAGAACCTGTACGGCACCGCCGGTCGTCCTGCGCTGCCCAAGCCGTTCCGCGCGGTGGTGGGCAGCGACGTGGAGTCGGCGGTGTGGGACAGCAACAGCTACTGCGGTGGCTATGCCGCCAACGTCGGCCTGGAGTTCACCCAGAACTGGCTGTCGTCCTGCTCCGACGGCTTCCTGGAGTGCAGCAGCCAGAAGGCCGCCGGCACCACCTGGTTCACCGACAAGCAGCGCACCAAGGATGCGGAGCCGCTCAGCCACAACCAGAGCCGCCGCGAGTGCTTCGGCCTCGGCACGATCCTGCGCAACGACCTGGCCCAGTGAGGGAGATGACCATGACGATCCATTCCACCCTGCTGGCCAGCGCCGTGCTGGCAGTGCTGTCCCTTTCCGCCGCGCAGGCCGCGCAGCCGCTGCAGGCTGCCCGTGCGGGCGATCAGGTGCCTGCCGCCTTGGTGGCCGCGCCGCTGCCGGCTGATGAAAGCGAACACGCGCCACTGGCCTTTGCCTGGGCGCTGAACCCGGCACAGCCGCTGCAGGCGGCCACGCCGTATGCCTCGGTCAGCCGCAGCTACTGGCAGCAGGTCGATGGCACGCAGCTGCAGCGCGGCCTTGACCTGCCGCTGACGGCACCGGATGCGGTGATCCAGCTGAGCCCGGCCGACGGTGCCCGCGCGCTGCCGGCCAACACCCTGCAGGTGCGCGACCCGGCCGGCCGCAGCAGCGTGGCGCGCAGTGTCGATGCGCGCGCGCTGCAGGAAGCCGGCATGCCGGTGGGTGATGGCAGCAGCATGCTGCGCACCGGCGCGACCAGTGCGGCCGGTGCGTACACGCTGCAGAGCGCGCAGGCACAGGGCCGCTACGTGGTGCAGGTGCTGGAGCCGAACAGCCCGCTGCGGCTGGAAGTGCAGGCCAACCAGGCGCAGGTGCTGGCCGGTGGCAACGTGCAGCTGCAGGCACGCCTGCTGGAAGACGGTGCCACCACCGCGCAGCTGGCATCGCGTCGTGGCGGCCTGGGCGGCGAAGCCCTGCTGGTTGCTCCGGATGGTCGCAGCTGGCCG
Coding sequences:
- a CDS encoding TIGR00266 family protein, translating into MTQWYFHASAQAERIGPLDDEAARRYAQANPRSLAWCQGMSGWTSIAEVPELQSAAPGMPNTPPPVPAAASSRADDIEFRIVGHEMQFVEIELDPGESAIAEAGALMFKDATVQMDTVFGAANGDQGGGFMGKVMAAGKRVLTGESLFATVYTQSGHGKGKVAFAAPYPGTVLAMKLDQHGGRLICQKDSFLAGARGVQIGVQFQRKIMTGLFGGEGFIMQKLEGDGWVFIHAGGCVVERELAAGERLDVDTGCVVAYHPTVDMDVRRVAGIKSMLFGGEGVFLATLTGPGKVWLQSLPFSRLAGRMWMAAPQGGGQNRGEGSVLGGLGRMLDGDNRF
- a CDS encoding TonB-dependent receptor, with amino-acid sequence MSPTRTSRGRLPVARPLVAALSALLPLVAAAQETPAAKDPVALDALQVTAQRRVENAKDVPVAISAIQGEKLDVLGSAGDDIRFLAARVPSLNIESSYGRAFPRFYIRGLGNTDFDLNASQPVSLVYDDVVQESPLLKGFPLFDLANVEVLRGPQGTLFGRNTPAGVVKFDSARPSQDADGYIRVGYGSYNSWNVQGAYGGPLTDRWSARVSAIYQRRDDWVDNTRVGAPNSGFEGYDEAAGRVQFLYEGDDFEALFNLHKRKLNGTARLFRANIIQKGGNSLVENFDRDKVANDGVNFSDLETWGGSARLQWNLGSVTLHSITGYETAESLNRGDIDGGYGDASLGAGNYGPGFIPFSSESADGLPHHRQWTQEFRVESNEWGRFDWQAGVFYFDEDVTINNFNYNSLKPGNPQTGHVVQNQRNKAWAVFASGDFDVTERFKLRAGVRYTQDKKDFNASVLQAVLPFGTPVSGPYLANTDVNDVSWDVSGVYKLTDNVNAYARVAKGFRAPSIQGRLAFAPGLSQADSEKVISYEAGIKADLFERRARLGLSVFRYNVDGQQLIAVGGTNNTATLLNADKTIGQGVELDLEAYLADNVLLTFGSSYNDTEIKDKDLAVAICGGGCTINDPTTVINGGTYALVNGNPLPQAPKWIHNATLRVGFPLSDGSELYAYTDWAYRSAVNFFIYESPEFRGRSSLEGGLRLGYNWDYGQYDVAVFGRNLTNQTRVVGAIDFNNLTGFLNEPRTWGVEFTAKF
- a CDS encoding acid phosphatase, with protein sequence MSLISHPARPLLGLAVVAALAGCAATAAKPTAVEANITTKAVGYLDKSAVPASLDLVPAPPVAGSAALALDEQVSREARALRGSPRFAQAGVDAELGFPEGANHFSCAADIDVDAVKTPALYRLLERSRIDASAATKAAKNHYQRPRPFMVNGEPTCSPKDEEGLRKNGSYPSGHTSIGWAWALILSEIAPDRADAIQARGRNYGESRLVCNVHWQSDILEGRFMGAAAVARLHDNAAFNKDLLAARKEIAAARKAGLHSSRDCAAENAVLKVRPQSAL
- a CDS encoding DUF4785 domain-containing protein is translated as MTIHSTLLASAVLAVLSLSAAQAAQPLQAARAGDQVPAALVAAPLPADESEHAPLAFAWALNPAQPLQAATPYASVSRSYWQQVDGTQLQRGLDLPLTAPDAVIQLSPADGARALPANTLQVRDPAGRSSVARSVDARALQEAGMPVGDGSSMLRTGATSAAGAYTLQSAQAQGRYVVQVLEPNSPLRLEVQANQAQVLAGGNVQLQARLLEDGATTAQLASRRGGLGGEALLVAPDGRSWPQRLLRTTDGSLRAQVRIPADVGSVQGLWELQVFAQADGLLRDGKVAFAVARSTARFSGQAAPDPASRQVALPLQVAAAGRYEARGTLYATARDGQLKPVAQAHAAAWFDGPGAGQLVLPFDQAALPVGFGAPYELRDLQLQDQSRMAPIESRALALRF